CCTGATCGACGCCGTCGAAAGGTCAAAGCATACAACCCTTGCCAGGTTCCTCTTTGCCATCGGTATCCTTCATGTCGGCGAGTATGCGTCAAAGCTTCTCGCGAAGAATTTTCGGGACCTCAGAGACCTCTACCACGTGACGCCGGAGAGGATCATGGAGATCAAACAGATGGGAGAGAAGATCGCCTCTTCCCTCTCCGCGTTCTTTAGCGACCGGAAAAACCTGGATGTCCTCGATGCACTTATAAAACGCGGATTACGAATAACCAACCCTGATTTCATGGCTGTGAAGAGAGGGATATCCACTCTTGAAGGCCTCACGTTTATCATCACCGGGACCCTTCCCAAATCGCGGCAGGAAGTGGAAAAGATGATCGAAGCCAATGGAGGTCACGTGTCGGGTACGGTATCGGGGGCCACCCATTACCTCATCGTCGGAGAGAACCCCGGTTCAAAGCTGAAGAAGGCAGAGGCCCTCGGAGTCAAGACCATTTCCTATGATGAACTGCTGAAACTTATCGAAAGAGGAACGGGGAATCCGAGCTTGTTTTAGCCAACTATCGACAGGAGGAGACATGCATATTGACGACTATAATTTTGGACAGATTGTCGTTGACAACAAGACTTACACCTCTGACCTTATTATTTATCCCCACAGGATCGACGCGTCGTGGTGGCGTGAAGAGGGACACCTTCTCCAGAAGGCTGATCTCAGGGACGTCATTGCTGCAAAGCCGAACATCCTCGTCATAGGGACAGGGGCCATGGGTGTGATGAAGGTGCCCGAAAGCACCGTCGCCTTTCTCCAATCTCAGGGAATCACGGTCATCATCGAAAAAACAGGAAAGGCTGTAGAGACCTTCAACACCATGACTGGCCGCAAGAAGATCATAGGAGCTTTTCATCTCACCTGTTGAAGCATCTAAGGGACGCATCGAGGTTGCTGAGAGCGGTCGATGAGCCCGCTATGTCAGAAATCCCGAGATAAATGGATAACAATCTCGTGCCCGCCATAACGGCCCTCGCGAATTACGTCAAAGTTATAGTTGTAAGCAAGCTGCATCCGAGTATTGAAGAAGAAGCCGCTCGTCACCCTGGCGCCCAGAGAGGAGAAGATGTGGTTTTTCGAGGAGGTCCCATTTGCAGTCTCTGTCAGGCGGTCAAGCCAGGCGATCGAGGTATTGAGACTCAGATACGTGAAGAAGAGCAACTCCCGCCGGTACTCACCTGCTGCTATCAGGTAATGCTTCGGAAAGAACTCCTGAATGATAGCTCCGGGAAGGATCGGCCGCCACGTGGAGCCGTATTCCTCGCCCATAGTCTGGACACCGCCACCTACACGAGGGGCCGAAAACCGATCGAGATCGTGGCCAACTCCGCCGTGCAGCGAGCCGATGAGGCGGTCACGGTCGCTCTTCACACCGGGAACGCCTCCCGCAGCTAAAAGATAGCCGGTAAATGAAAGATAATCCCGGCCTTCGCCTGCATCCTGTGAGCCGTTGGTCCCCCAGTTCTTCCAGTTCGTACGATTCCCATAAACCAGGTCTGCGCCTGCGGCAAACCCCTCATGGGGCAAGCTCAGAATGTTGCGCTCCAAGGCGTCCCAGCGCAGTTGCAAATGTTCGCGAAGCTCAAAGCTATTGTGCGGGACAACGAAGTTAGCGGCTGTGTCGGACCGCCTATCGAAGAAGATAAATCCCGGCTCGATGGTCAAGTCGACGGCAAACATATTGTCTTGATGCCCGGGAGATACCTGCCGACGGTAACCAAGGCCGAACCCGGGCCGCACGTATCCCCAGAGCAATTCCTCTGTCTTCACGGCCTCGCCGTCCACCAATTCATACTGCGCAAAGGGGACGGTGTAGTTGTCAAAAGTGAGCACCCACTCGAAGGGTCCCAAGTCAGGTGAGGAACGGGCAAAAAAGACGTCGTCATACACTCCCACCAGGTCAGTGCGAAAAAGGGTTCGATCATTGGGATGGCGCCATAAATAAACGGAACCAAAGGGAAGAATTCCCCTGCTATCAGGGGTTGGTAAATTCACCTCTAGACCAAGGTCCCAGGCGGAAACCGATCGGCGATCTTCGGGTTGCACCGTAATTTCCTGGCCAAAGACCGTGGTTCTGAAGCCTTCGCCGGCACGTGGGGTGCGATACTGAGGACTGTCAGGTCGTAAAAGCAAAGGCAGATGCTCCTCCTGCGGAGCGGCTGTCGACTCCTCTACAGCCCCAGCGG
The nucleotide sequence above comes from Thermodesulfovibrionales bacterium. Encoded proteins:
- a CDS encoding Mth938-like domain-containing protein, which translates into the protein MHIDDYNFGQIVVDNKTYTSDLIIYPHRIDASWWREEGHLLQKADLRDVIAAKPNILVIGTGAMGVMKVPESTVAFLQSQGITVIIEKTGKAVETFNTMTGRKKIIGAFHLTC